The DNA sequence GATGGATTGTCTCAGACGATCCTTGGTGCCATCGTCTTCCGTTGAAGGTTACAAACTGGTGATCTTGTTGGGAAGCTTCGATTTGAGTTTCTTCATCTGAGTTTCTATTCGTTCCTTGGTATATATTTACGTTGCCATCGACCTCCTCTTTTCTGGCGAAGTAACGGTTGCCAGCTTTGTCCATTCCCACCATAGTCCGATTGGTGAAGAACCCAGCAACCTTCTAAAAAAGCTTCAACATTTCTCTCCCCCAAttcaattaaatttcaaaagggATTCAATGAAACATTACCACCATCGTCTTCGATGCCCAAGAATTGCAATCCAAAGTGTGCTATGTTTCTACGGAAGTTCTGGATTTGAGTTTGGTATGTGTTCTGCTACTAAATTCTACACTCTATTTGTTTGCTTAAATGTCGTAgtgaaaatttgttttcttcgaTAGGGTTTCTTGTATGCAAGTTTATCTGTTAAGGCTGATAGCCATTTTCTGCAATAGTGTTGAAGGAATACAAAGGATGAATGCCATTCTTTTTTGTTGCGTGATTAGTTCTTGGTTGTTTGAGATTTGTGCACTCCATAAGGCCGATTGCCAAGAGTGTGTTGAATGCAATTTGTTACCTCCATAAGGCCGATAGCCAGAGTGAAAAGTTATGTCTCAGAAATTGTGTGTTACTCCTTAAAGGCCAATAGCCGAAGTAACGTTCTTGAcaagttttgtttgttgttattgtGTGCAACTCCATTAAGGCTGATTGTCGGAGTGCAGTTCTTGTTCCCTTTCTTCATTGAAGGCCGATTGCCAAAGAAGGTTGTGTTTCTTGATTTCTATGATTGTAAAGCCTGTTGTTGGAATCTGTGAAAATTGAAGGTCTTCTAGGAATGTTGATTGTGAAATATTGGAAACCTTATCGCAAAGAAAACAGTAGCTACAGCGGTGTAGAAATCAGTTTGAGGGGCTGACATTCTTTAGGAAGTTGATTGATGAATGGTCTGCTTTAATCTTAAACTGGGAAAtcccagttgagattgaggggggatgttgaCAATATCCACATGCCGAAAGGTTGTTAGAGTTGTTAtcaaattagttagttaaatagcTTAGGCTGCAAGCTAGTCATGATGACTATATAAACTGTATTCTCATAGTTGTATACATCAATTCAATATCAATGTAAtcaattactctctctctctctctctctctctcttcaataCATGCTCTTTCTACTTTTTTGTGCTTTCTCTGCACTACTGCAAACAGTTTTTACTAAAACTTGAATCAAGTAAACCTAGTACGTACCCAATGGAAAACTGTACTTTGAATTCTGTATTGCTGTTATTTTAAGTTGCACATGGCTTGCCAGTGGTAACCAGGCCAATGGGCATgatagaagaagggagagaagcGTATAGCCCCTATTCCCACCATGAACTTAATTATCACTTTCCATTTGTCCCATGTAACTCTTTTGTTGTTGGAATTATTAGCACTTAACCCCAGAAATGTTACATGAAAAAGTTGTCGCAGGGTTTGATTTCTCAATTAACGATCCCCTTCCATTGAGGAAATGATGGAGAGAGCATATTGCGacaaaaataatttaacaaaatgcAGTGGTATAAGTACATTGCGTGGGATAAAAAGAGATAATTAGCTTCAGATTATGAACATGGTGTGGGATCCAGTGTTTATATCTATAAATACCTTTATCAGTGACACAATAAGAATAGCTAGCTCTACTGCGATGGAGTCTGTGACTCAGCAGTGGGcattgagtaaaaaaaaaaaaaaaaaaacctaaatataGATTTGGTTTTCTATACACTTACTTAAGCTTTATTATTTTTGGCCCCCTTCATTTTGAAAGGTTGTTTAATATTCTTTAAACATCACAATTCATTATGGAAACGAAATATCACAATGAACGTGCATTCATTTTATACAAGCTGTTAAACAAAATCAAGCATCATATTCAAGCTTGTATTCTTCACGGCATTTCCTGCGTTCCCTGACACTGATAAATCGTACAATGGTGGCAAGAGGAGGTTAAAATGCTTCTGTGAGTCTTTCTGGCTCCCAAAAGATGAACTGCCGTGACGAAACTACTAACTattcgttttgttttttttttttaaacgtcTTGTATGTGTAACATGGTCTCCAGTGTAATGTGAAACGTTGCTGGACAGCCAATGTGGATCATAACTCATAACACGATCAATGTGGATTACTATTTGCGATACTGTTGTTGGACGGGGATCCTGGACTCTATTCATGCATTATTATATGCCAATTTTGGACCTTAAAAGTCAATGGAGATGGATGGATGACTACTTAAAACTCCAAGAACCTGTGTGGAACGTCAGAGTTGACATTTGGCAGCGATTTCAATTTATGATCCAGTTTAGTTGAAAAAAATATCTTCAAAGTTATCAATTAATGTAGATGGTTACAGCTAAATGTAGAACAAATCACAAACTTGCGGATTATATAGTAAGTTAGGTCGGCACCAAGGATAAGTCGGTGGTCGGCTACCGTCGATTATAGGCTAGAGAAGCTACTAACAAATACGCTGTAATAATTTGATACTGGATTAGTTATTTATAGTTGAACATATTTTCTACATataaccaaggttctaaaagacattaGGCGTTAGTCGGACGGCGAGCTGGGGCCCAgtgcctaggcggactaggcagATACCTAGGTGAACtaagcggatttaagtaaatatattatattttgtgtaaataagtgtgtttatacttaatatatatatatatataatttcattctaaactacaaaatagaatgacatatatattatgaagtattagaacataattaAAACCTAGGGAACATGCATATAATGTGTATTCATTTAAgcattcaacaagtctcttccaatttattgaaaaaaataaaatgcaaaatgaaagttatctattttctgtctaagtgagtcgcagcCTAGGCGGGTCAAGACGggctaggcgggcgcctaggcagtctaggcgggcgcctaggcaGTCTAGGCAGGCGCCTAGGCAGTCTAGGCAGGCGCCTCAGCAGCTCCAGGtgctctttcttaattttcaaatacctaggcattaatcgagACGGTGACcaaccgcctagcgcctaggcgggggCCTAAGCGGtgctaggcggggatttttagaacagtgcatATAACTATAATATAAAGTGGCTTATGTGTGAATCATAAGTCCAAACACAAGTGGAAGATTCAGATCGCAACTCCAAATCGTATGTGGTCTAATATTCTATTAGATGGTGTTGAGCAGGATTCGaaactctttcttttcttaaatTATTGTGATAATTTCGAACACTTCCCCTCCCCTTAATAATgataatttaaaaagaaaatgagcTATAGCAGCAGACATTCACATTGAAAAGTGAGAGTATCAAAATCAATGTCACAACCAAAACCCCCATTTGAATTGTGTTTCTTCAAAAATTTGAATATGATCGACGACCTTGTCCGATTCACGGGCAATGGCGAGTCAATGACTCGGTTAGTTCAGCAAACATTGTTTATGTCCTTCAAAGTTCCGGCCGGCATCTTGGTTCAGCAAGATCATCCAAAAATTTTAGCAGAGAGAGATTAAAATATGTATCATCGTTCCCTCCAACGCCGACGCTTAAAAATTATTCCGAACTTGGCATAAATACAAAACATATGTATCATCATTCCTGCCGAGATTAAATGTCACCCAATTTCTATTGATGGATCAAATAACATTCCCTACGATCACTGTTTTTGTTTCTACATAATTTCCTCGAATTACAAAATTTGAACCCCGAAAGAAACTGAACAATAAAAATTCTTGTAGATCACTGGAACGATTGTGGCTATAGGAAGCAGCTACGAGGCTCTTTTTGGAGGAGACATGTTACCGATGAGAGAAGTCGTTGTGCTGATTGCAAATATTTGAACCAGGaatgctgtcaaatttgacacaTACATATTAGACTTTCGCCATTTTAATTCTATTAGCATCGCATGAAGAAAGTACAGACACTAACCAATTACAGTGCGAGTGGCctcaacaagttcaaatttCTTTGTTTCCCAGTTACTTGAATTTTGCAAAACCTACCCAGTGATTCCGTACAGTACAACAGTCAGGAAATTCAGACAATAACAAGAAAGGGCGAACAATCATGAAGGTTTCAAATTCCTAAGTGATATTCAACAGTTGGAAATGAAGAACTGACTTACCGCTAGGTTAAACTTCCATTAGCAACACAAGCAATGGAGAGAAGTATTCCAACAGATGATGCAACCATGTACACTTTCAACAAAGACACTCGGCTGCGCTTTCGACCTTTGGCACAACAGAAAGTTGTGGCATATGAACAGATGCAAAAACTTATGTAACGTGAAAGAAAAAGAACCTACCCAACTCCCCGATTATCAAAGAAACAGAACCAATAGCAACAGAGGAGATAGCAATCACATCTGGACCGTCCTCATCTGATGTCAATAGAAAAGTGTGTAGGACTCCTACCAATTGAAGGATGGCCTGCAGCAGAGCAAATGCTATCATAAGAGAATCAGTTTATTTTAAGTATACATCGCATATCCAATTTGCCGGAGAACTAAATGTTAACCTAGTCACCAAAACCGGTTTAGTCATGACATAACCTTCAACATGCCAGGTACATCACAAAAGAATCTACCCAAAATGTTTTGCGTTGGCGGTATGAACTCAACCTGCTTTTGCAAGGCATCTGTTGTGAGACCCCAAATACAGATGGTACCTATCTAACACAATCCAAATAAGAGGATACATGACCCGATTTGTTTCTGCCGCGTAACTACCAGTCGAACTATAGCAAGGTTTTGTGCGTCATCGGCTACATTTTGAGGGACAGAAAAATCCACTAAACCAACCTATCCAGTTCAACAACAATCAGCTCATGCCATTTTTTTCCTATGAACATAGAACAATAGAGGAACCGTATAAATTACTTCGTATTGTCTATTGATTGTTCATTTCTGCTTGAAATTCTCAAactatttaattatattaccaACACAATTAGGTTTCTTACACAACAAAATTCACTAATTAATTACTTGAAAAGTTCATGCACATTAACCCAGTTAAATACGATTTCTACTtcagaaaataacataaacacgtttaattagagcaatgaaatttcaataatttattatttaaaaaaccaATGCTTCAAGAAATTACAGGGCCAACATTGACGaggaacagagagagagagagagagagagagagtacctgaGTGAGAATAAGAGCGTAGAGACGAGATTTCCCTTTAGCTACCTTCTGATACCCTGAAATCAGATAACCCCAAATCAAAATATTAGAAAAGATTAAATAGCATAAAGAGTTCAGGAACCTAGAgatctgtttggttgccgagaaagtgATAGAAACCAAAGGGAACAGGAAGGAAAAGGAGGAGCAGATTATCTGGGGCTTACGAGAGTCAACAACCATGCGATAGTTGAACTCTGAGCCGTCCGTTCCAGTAGGCCTCCCTGATGCCGGTCTTCTTTGCTGCATCTTCGTCTTCGTGGATCTGAGAGAGGTTTTGAACTTTCGATGTTAAAAACCTTTGGAAAATCAAAGGGGGACCCACTCtgaaatcttttattttttattttcattttgttaggtgaaatgatttttctttctaattataaaaaatttggaacgTCAAATGGaatttttgaaatgttaataacaatttcttttttaaatttgattttcattagTCTTATGATCGTTTGACTTTTATTGACTGAGGGCAATGTTCATAACATCCCTGGTGTTAATTTCAATcgttataaatttataaattaattcaGCTTAAATTTCTTTATAAAGAAATCTTGATTGGATTAAGAAATTGTTAAAATTCATTTGCTTCGATTAATATATCTTGTTTTTACTAGAAAAAGATTGATCATCAATAGAAACGACGGTGGAAAGAAAGTGTATCCAAAATTTACAGAATTATTGTACTCAAATTAATTGCTTGTCTCTGTAGCAGCTAAACTGTTGTAAAAATTATGGCCGAATCAGGGCAATAAGCTTTCTTCGCCTTTAAAATAACATGTTTTATTTGAGAGAACATAAAAAGGCACCTACTAGAGGAtataaatcctttttttttttttggggggataTTTGATGAGTTTAAGTGAATGTAACATTAATATTGAAACTTTATTTAACATATGATATAGAGTTGCGACTCAAATCTTTGATCCAAAAGAGGACTACGAAGTCAAAGACTTAGTTGAAATACAAGATCACATttctactctttttttttcagtgGTATAGAGCTTTGAAGTAAGCCAATACTCCAACAAAAGGTGCGTTGATGTACGTGGTTGGCTCTAATTTTGTAGCATCAAATCTTGAATCTTCGTACTTGTCATCCCCACCAGGTCCTCTCACAACAGCACCAGTTAGGTCGTTTTGATTGGGATCATTGCCATGGAAATACGAGTATCCTGCGTTGCAGTCAATGTGCTGTGGGTACTGATCCATGCTTGGCAACACAGAACCACGGTGGTGTATTTTCTTAGGATAGTTTTGCCCAAATCCCACCGTGTATGACATCCCCGATGGGTTGCTTCCTAGTATAATCAACCTGCATTGcaaaattataaatatgtaAGCTGAAAATCACGAGATAATCAGGAAGCAAAACGGCAGTTTCTCTCTACGTACCTGTGTTCTAGCGATATTGACTAGACTAGTTGGAGTGAAATGAACATTGTTGCCACAGTCAACAACCTTGCTTGCAGCTTTCATATAGCGAGCATAGACTTATGAGAAGAAATGATATGGACGTTGCATGTTGTAGGTTACTTCCTTCGGATTTTAAACAATCAGCCCCCCTGATGccaaaaacagaaacaagagaaCTTTCGTTGTTAGATAATgatgatatatatgtgtgtgcgcgcgcatGCGCGCGCGCGAAAGTAACAATACgcatatttttcataatttttctgTATGTGTGATCTTGACTCATCGTTTGTCAAAATAACATGTCAGATATTGGTCGACTAGGGTTTACCCTTATTATATTGTTTAAACTTGTTCTAAAGAAAACTACCCGGTGAATATGAGACTGATTTGGGAGCCGTTGATTCGGGCAAAAGCATACAAACTGATCAGCTTTGGGGATGAACGGATTAGAACTGGAGGGATCAGTCATTACCCACTacaataaataattaaagaagAAATCTTCTAATTAGCAATCAAATTGCAGAGAAGATgtgttaaaactaaaaattaaaagttaattacCTGAGAAACTACCACCTACAGATGCAACAGGATTCCCATTCACATTTCTAATTACAACATTGGACTCCAAAGAGTTTATGTTGTTTTTGACATAGTTCCAATAATTAGGATCCTTGGTTGCCTTGTATAACCATGAAGCTCCCCAAATCAATTCATCCTGCAACACACATACACTTATATATAAATagtcaaacaaaataaacaaaaggatACGTGGATTATAATCATATCctagaaaaatgaaattcaggCCATCAATACTAAAATTACCAATTTTAAATTTGTATCAATTGATGTAACACGTAACGTACCGTGTAGCCACTGTAATTGCAGTAAAAAGGGCATGCTCCTTCTCCAATACTATCATTGTAAGATCCTTCGTACTTATCTGAAAATTCAAATACCTAATCCGACAAAGAAAGATTTGTTAACCCAAATGTTAAAGTAAAatacaaaagcaaaaaaaaaaaaaagttctgaTCATCAGTTGCATACTTGGGTAGCCCTATCTAGAAGTGAATCGGAGTATGCTTTGTCCAAATCTTTAAACACCATGGAAGAAGCTGCAAATGCAGCTGCAATTACGGCCGAAACTTCTGAGCCAGGCTTTCCTTTATTTGCAACGTAAGAGGTTCGAGGGGTGTAGCCTTTCCCAACAATTATGATCGCTATTGGGGGTCACCAACTACGCGGACTACAGAATCAGGAACACTTGTGGCCTTGAGCACATAATCAGTCCCCCATCTTATGGATTCCAAAGTATGTTGAAGCTCCGACCCCATAAGTCGTCCAAACTCTAGAACACTCCATGACAACATTGTTGTTGTGAAGGCCATAGGAAAGTTGAACTTCACGTTGTCGCCTGCATCATAGTATCCCCCCACCAGATCAGTCTGTGGGAAACTTGGTGTTAGAATATCCAGTcaactaattaataattatggACATTTTTGTTAACGATACAATTTTGAAAAGTGATGCGCAAAGAAACTAGGGTTTAGCACAAGCGGTAAGCAAGAGTTGAGGAAAATGCTACAActaagaaaacaacaaaataattgCCTTAAATCATACACATGGATTAGTAACACCATGTGATGGTGGTATGgtgtttataaataaaattgctGCGATTCAGCAACTTGTCCAATCTGGACTAAGTTTCATGGTTGGGTGACTCACATGAACATCGGAGCCATCGTGTAGGCCAGAATCCTTCCTCCAAGTCATTCGTTGGGAAGACGGTAACTTTCCGGACCTCTGCCCTTCAAAGAATAAAATGCTTTTCGACAAGGCATCAGCATAGTCAAAATGTGCAGCTGCTACCATTGCCAAACTCCCTATTGCTAATATTAAAAGCGAATTACTAGACATGAATATGTTCCTCATTTctcttttggttataatt is a window from the Pyrus communis chromosome 16, drPyrComm1.1, whole genome shotgun sequence genome containing:
- the LOC137721573 gene encoding uncharacterized protein gives rise to the protein MQQRRPASGRPTGTDGSEFNYRMVVDSRYQKVAKGKSRLYALILTQAILQLVGVLHTFLLTSDEDGPDVIAISSVAIGSVSLIIGELGRKRSRVSLLKVYMVASSVGILLSIACVANGSLT